ATGGAGGGGGGAAGCCCATTCCTGCTCAGCCAGGCAGGCTGCAGCATGATAGGATATCAGAGGCACAGCTTTGTCCCTGAAATCCACCACAGTGTAGTTGGAGACAAGGGGATCCACAAAGCTGATCATGTGGTGTCTGCAGAGACGCTGCTCCTGCGGGGAAACCTTGTTGGTGATGATGTCCAAGCCCTTGTAcacctggggaagagaagagcCTGTCCTTCACCTCTGTGTCCCCTGAGACCTGCGCTGACCACTTCCCCCTGTCCCAGTcacccctcccagcccctgctggtgcctggggcaggcagcacaggcagggcacaggcaggggcacggcaggggcaCGTGCCACGttcaggcagggcagcaggaatcCTGCCAacacctgctcctgccagggccaagcctcctctctctgctgtttGTTCCTGCCCACGGGAGATGAACCGTGGAGTCCAACCGCTTGTGACTGCTTTCCTGCTTATTGATACAACCCTGTAATTAGGGGTGGGAGGGCTGACTGAGCTCTTGGACAGTGCAGTCAGAGCCTGGACAGTGtcaccagcccagcacagagctccaaAATTAGGGCCTCCAAGCTGCCACCTCctcatctgctgctgcagcaaaaaGCTCAGGTGTGCTGTTCTCCAAATgcttccagcacagcacagagtcCCACGTGGGGACAGGGATCACTGCTTCCTGCAACACACAGAGATCTCTGTGGATGCAACACACAGCTCCATGGAGCCTcctaaacacacacaaacagtCTCAAAAAAGCCTGTAACATgctgcctgctctccctgagCCTCACGGATACAGAAGGCAGCAGGTCAGTGATCCCAGGGGAATGAGGCACTGTCCTGGCCAAGGTACCAGGAGACATTGGTGAGCGCAACCAGCAGCATCTCACACGTCTTCATCCTCAAAATGGGGATACACAACCTGTGAGAGCACTGCTGAGAGATGCTGGCCctcagctgagagcagagcagggagaaaagcCACCCAAACCAACTCCTCTGCAGCGTTCCTGGTAAAGAGCCAAGGCAACCTGGATCCCAGCAGATGCACCAAATCCACCCTCCAGGTTGTGTAAAGCACTGGccacagctcagcctgcagaTCCAGGGGCtgcaagggctggagctgcctcagCTGGGTGTTCCACCAGCAGAGTCCTTCCCAGTGAGAGCAGATTccaggcaggagaagggagcTCCTCACGCTGCTTCCCATGCAAACACAACCCTCCTTAGCAtggggagctggcagctcaCAGTGGGGCACATAAAGCCTCTCtgtccagcccagctctgtgctgtgcccaggaTTGAGCAGGAGGTGGCAAAGGAGGTGCTTTGGAAGGATGTGTTTAGTTCTCAGAGCCTTCCTGCTTAAGAGAAGTCTCCCAGCATGGGATAAACCAGGATGATGGGGAAAAGGACTGGAAATGGCTATACTCATTTCCTCCTCCATCCCCCCTCAGAAACCACCCCAGCCAGACTACAAGAAATAAATTTCCCCTTAATCCCCTCTGAGAAGCTGCCaagcctcctgctgcagcacggCCTCCACCCACTGCTCCCCTGGTCGCAGACAGGAGGACAaggtgacacagaggtgacCCACGGGCACCAGGCACAGAGAGGCAGCGAGGGACGACTCGAGGTTAGTGGAGCAGGGAAGCCCaagccctgcctggagcagtCATgcgagctgctggagctgccggGGCGGCTgaaccagctctgctcccaccttGCTTAactccagccctgggagagccagggctggctcctgctcccatcccaaAAGGCTCGCCCGGGGGGCAGGAAGcgagggggagagggagggcaagcaaagcctgcagaaaggcagctgcCCCAGGGGACGCTGAGCAGGCAGGACGGgcccacaggcagctctgccaacGTGCCCcgtggctgcaggcagcttaTTGatccctgggctggcagctccatTCAACACGGGCTCCAGCCGGCACAGAAAGGCTTTGAATTCAGCGAGCTTTGGCTCCGTGCCTGCTCTCCCCATTTCCaaccctccagctcctccagttcCCACTGCCTGCCTGAAATCACAGTGAGCACAGAGGGCTGAcggagcagctcccagtgccctgcacTGGCACACCCAGGAcacacagcccaggctgctATCCTCGGCTTCTCCCAGAGATTAAACACCGAGAGCCTCCCCGAATATCTGGCAACAAGGGGAGGAATGCGGTGTCAGTGTGTGGGCTGGGAGGAAACAAAGGCAGCCTTTTACACACAGGCAGTAAGCCCCGAGAAGGTTTCCACCAGCTGGCTGTCGGCAGGGCCTCGCACCGAGACGTCCTCCTGACACTCATTTCTATTTTCAGCCAGCGGCTCAGATAAGCCTTTGTTGCTTTCTAAGGCCCCAAAACAGATtagcagcagcctggagcagccggGCTCCGAGACACGGAGCACAAGCCAGCACTAAAGATGCTTAGCCTTGGCGGCGTCCTCCCACCTCTGCGCTGAGCCCCCGCGCCGGGCTGGAAGGTCAGCGCTGCCCCTTTGGAAAAAGTGGGGAAATTGAGGCAGGACACACAAACCCCCGTGATTTTCAGGATCTGCAGGCTGGGAAGGCCAGGCTCCCCCAAGTCTTTGTTCCGTCACTAGTTCTGTACATCATTCCAAACTCTGTCACCATGCTCACCCTGAGTGCAACAGACCCCAAACACATCCAGGCCATCCACATCCAGGAAAGCATCAGGATTTCACAggggccaggctggagaggggcgTGGAGGACCCAAACCAAGAGAGGGTGCAAGGAGAGCACGATTGACTCCCTACCCTGACCCCTGCAAAGGCTCTGGAGATGTCCTGACTCCACACACTGAGTGGCAAATGTGTGCTACAGCAACTGCATCACCACTCCCAAGGGAGAAATCCAAAAGGGGCAGTGGAATCCAGAAGGGACAGTGGGACTGTGACTGGATGGGGCCCTCATCAAGCTAGCACAGGGATCCCTGCATGTTCACTGCCAGGAATGAAGAAACAGCACTGGCTtcaccctgcccagctctccaaGGAATTATTTACTCCTCAACCAAACTCACTGGGATGacaaacagcaacagaaaggacaaaaagaaagattaagaGGCCAGCAGATTAACCAGAGCTCCTGAGCTGCAAGCAGGCAGCAGTTAAGTCTGTAATTTGAGCACAGCCATGACGAAAACACCCTGGAGATGGATAGAGGGGTGCCTGTGTGTGGGAACAGGTGggctcagggctccccagccccttccccagcctggctcccgctccagcagctgcccaaaACACTGCCAGCATTTGTCAGCGCTGCTCGGAGCCCAGCAATGAATGCAcagagggggctgagggtcGCTGGCAGCTGTCAATCCCCAGTGAGCAACGGGATTTCCAAACCCCGGCAAGTGTCCCGCGAGgacagcagagccagccctgcgTGGCAGGGGGACACGCCACGGGGAACAAAGGCAGCGGGAAAGGAGCCCCGGCTGGGGGGCTCCGGGGGTCGGTGGAGCGTGGTGGGGGCCACGCCGGGGGCTGCCCCGCCTCGCCAGCACGCTGCATTACGGGATAAAGCAGCCGAGCTGCTCGGCCCTGGCTCCACAGTCACGCTAGAATGAGATTAAAAGGAAAGCAGGACAAGAGCCACCGGAGCCTGGATGCCTTCGGGCGCCTGCAGCAGGGTCCTCCCCGCGCCGCCTGCATTCCCATGGTGGGGCCTGaaaggagcagagcacagaacGCACGCTTCAAAATGTTCACCAGCGGGGATTCAGCTCTGCAACGTCCACCAGTGGGGATCCAGCTCCAAAACCTCCGGCAGCAGGGACTCACGGCGTGCCAGGAGGCTCCAAAGGCGCCTGCAGAGCTCgggatgcagcagcagcctcgTGGCCACAGCATGGTTCAAGCCAGCAGCCACTTCCCCAGTGTTAAAGATGGGCAAAGCTCCCGCCCTTCACGTTTTGCCCTCTCAGGATTTCAGTTCAGCTCAAGCCTCACTCCTTCCCCAAGAGCTTAAGGGAAATATTCCATGAAATTAGTTTCTGATTGCTTGCCCCAAATTCAGGAGACTGAGGTTTTAAATTTAGCTCAGTGGGACACAAACAGTGACCAGGTAACAGGGAGGTGGGCACAGGACAGCAGGAGTTGATCTCTGAGCAGCACAAAGGGTGTTGCTGGCAGAAAACACCATTTTACGTAGAATAATAAACATATTTATCATTCAACTTGATGGAAAGTTCAGGCACTGTTCACATAGGAAGTGAACAGTGAAAGTGTGGATcagtaaggaaaatattttgctaaacAACAGCTAAATTGTTATTCTTGTGGAGGCTGAAATGTCCATCCTGTGACAAAGCTCTCGTAGCTGAACAAAATTAAGAccaaaaaaaagagttttagcTCCTCGCTGTTGACTTATCCCAACCACACAACTGATATATTccacactgctgcctgcagtgagaGATGAGACAACAGACACTGTCACTGGCAAGTagaaagtaaaaattttaaCACTCTTCCCCAAATCTCCTGGTGTCCCTTTGCTGATGCCAGAGGATACCACCCTGTGTGTTGCTCACTACCAAGTtactccagctgctgccttcccttACTCAAACCTTTACATCTCTCTGTAGCTTCTGGTGGGTTAAAATTAAAACACCTTCACTCTGGTTTCATTCCAAAAGGTGAATTTATTGGGGATGAGGGGCTTAAACAAACACTTTGAACAAACTCCGCAGTTTTTGGTTGTTGAGAgcccagagggcagggaggggacacagaggcACTGTCACACGAACCAAACAACTGCCCAgcgggatgggcactgggactggggaactggggacaggacagggacactgggacagggacactggagccggcacaggggcagcaggatGGGCTCCAGGGCCGGGACAGGGGCACCGGGACCGCATTCAGCGGCAGGATCCATCCCATGGGCTCTCCCCTGCACGCACCCGGACAGGGGCCCGGGGGAACCGGAGGGAACCTGCCCGGAGCCTCCGGGGCTGAGCCTCTGCAGGCCCCGACCGGGCCCTGCCGCCCCTCCAGGCCCAGCTCGGACTTTCCGCGGCACAGCCCAGGCCGCCCCTGGTACAGGCCGGACCTCCGCCGGTACAGCTCAGAGCCCGCCCGGTGCAGCCCAGGCCTTCCCCGGTACAGGCCGGACCTCCGCCGGTACAGCTCAGAGCCCGCCCGGTGCAGCCCAGGCCGCCCCCGGTACAGGCCGGACCTCCCCCGGTACAGCTCAGAGCCCGCCCGGTGCAGCCCAGGCCGCCCCCGGTACAGGCCGGACCTCCCCCGGTACAGCTCAGAGCCCGCCCGGTGCAGCCCAGGCCGCCCCCGGTACAGGCCGAGCCGCCTCCCAGCGCCCCGGCCCAggcccgggccccgccggggcTCCGGGCGCGGCTCCTCCCGGCCCAGGCCCGGCCGCGGCCTCCCCGTGCCCGGCGCCGGCCGTACCTGCATGGAGTCGGCGCTGACGATCTCCCCGCCGAGGCGCAGCCCGAGCTGCAGCGCCAGCGCCGATTTCCCGGTGCCGGTGGCGCCCAGGATCACCACGAGCggccgcggcggccgcggggcccggcccaGGCacagcgcggccgccgccgccatggccCGGCCGCGGACGGGCGGGCGGGacgggggcgggccggggccggggccggggccggggccggggccgcccgcgGGGAGGACGGGGCCGGGCCCCGAGCTCCGTGTGCCCCTGCCCGCCGGGGCTCCCctccgcagccccggccccctCCGTGCCCCTTTGTCCCCCCCCTCGGTGCCCCGGGTCCCCCCAGCCAGCCCGGTCCCCTCCCGGTGTCCCGGGTGCCCAAACCCATCCCCGCTCCCGCGGGCCCTTTTCGGGTCCCCCGTTACCCCCCCAAGCCCCTCACGCCCTTGCCCACACGTGGGGCTCTGCCCCGTGGTCCCTTTCTCAGGACCGGGTGGGAAGGATGCTGTTGCCGTAGCAACGGGGCAAAGCGATGAGCAGCGGGGCTGTTGCCATAGCAACGGGGCAGAGTGGGATGATGCGCGGGGCTGCTGCCATAGCAACGGAGAGGAGCATGTTGCCGTGGCGACCGCAGCTTCCACTGAGGCTCGTCCTTCCCCTCTCCATGGCAACAGGAGGAGATGGGGAGCGGGCCGCTGTCTCCGTGGCAacagaggggagggaaaaggggaggcCGTTGCCATGGCACCTCCGCggtgctgctctccctggcaACACACATCCCTCGCCATGGCAACAGGGAGAGGGAGGCTGCGGGCCAGGGGGGTGCGGGCAGCCGGCCCCCCTCGGCAGGGAAGGGATTATCGCCGCCGCGGGAAACTGTCCTAAAAATTTGCCAGCCCAGGCGTGAAGGCGGCATCGTGCCCACAACACCCCCGGGCCAGCGTGGGGACGGGAGGGAAGATGTGGTGGGCAAGCAGAAGTGGCTTGGGGGGGTACAGCAAAGAGCAGGGCTTTAGCAGGGCTgtgtgtattaaaaaataactaattcaggccctggcagtgccGACTTGTGATGATTGCAGCTGACACTCACAAACTGTAGTGCTGAACAAGCGAGAAGGAAAGCCCTGTGTGCTTATTTTCTTCACTTCATAGCACTGTCAGTCTCCTTCCCTCATCCTGACCATGACGATATGAGAGGAGACACGTGCTCCAGTAACCAGGGAAGTTTCAGGTAGATACATATGAATGCAGGCTTTGGGCAGGAGAACTCAAAGGTGTTTACAAGCTGCAACTCAGTTCCTCAGTTTGATTTGGGCTTTGGGGACATCTCCCACTGGTGACGGTCTCAGCTCAGTCCATGGATCTGCTCATCACTTCCAAGAAAgataattaatgttttaaactTCCTACGTtcagcacaaaaagaaaaaacccaatttGCTAAAACCCTCTTCTCGGGAGGGTCACCATGAGTGAGAAAAGACACCAGACTGGGAGGGTGACTGtcacaaaaccacaacaaaaacaaccGTTTGAGGGGCTGGCACATCTGGGCTGTGTCTCCTGCGCATGGGCGAGGTGTCAGATTTAGGTCACCCCGCTCTCTGGTTAAGCTGTGGGTCATGGGAGCACCCTTTAATGCAGCTCTGAAAGGCTGTGACACCGTGTGATGCAACACAGAGCGTGAAACGCTGCTGGAACCGAAGGGATGGGTGTTTTTGTGTGTGCCACCGTTGTTTAAGGCTGGTTTCTCCCAGGTGATcgaggctccagcagcagctcctggctcctgaCTCCTCAGCAGTAACATAATCCCACACCCCTCCTGCATTTAGAGTAAGACTTTTGCTGCCAGGACAAAGGAAACCCAAACGTGTCAGGtttgggggcagcagggagaacaCACGTATATATCATTTCATCCACttggcagctctgggatgtgGAGCTCTCGGCAAGCCGGTGGATTGCATTCCCCCCTCCCTATAGGGTTACTGCCAGACACAGCCCCTGACCTGTGGGGCAGCGATCACCCCACACCCCCTGCCCCAAAACCCCATTAGTGGGGTTTACAGTTACATCAAagccttctcccagcccagcctgggctctcTGCCCTTCCTTGCCACTAAAACCActtaaaaggaggaaaaataatccAGGTGATTCATTTCCCTggccccaccaccaccaccacttctTCGAGCACTGGGAGAAAATCAGGACAAAGAGCTCAGTCTTGGtgcagctgagccctggggcaaAATaggttaattaattaatttttattcatgcCCAGGATACCCCaaaacccagagcagcccccCCAGGAGCACCAAGGTGATGCATGGAAACCCACAGCCAACTGCATGGAAAAAGCCAACCCAGGCTGTTGCaaacttatttatttatgaagtATGAGGTAATGAAGAAAGTGCTAAATCCAACCAGTGTTAACTCTAACGGTTCTCAGCAGGTCAGCAGGGACCCCAGGGTGCCATCCTGCAGGACCACCCCTGCCAGCAcccctgggaggggacaggggactcTGCCACCCACACACCCCTACCACagacagggcagcaggagggcacagacagggaaggcagagcagccccctGCAAAACCCAAAGCTTCGCTGGGGATTTTAAGTGGCTGCTGGAAGGAGAGCCCACAAGGGTGGGAAAAGGGGTCACAAAGATGGGAAAAGGGATAAAATTCCCTGTTATTGCAAATGGGCAGTTTGGAGAGCTGCAAAGGGGTGAATGGCCTCTGCGAGGACTCAGCTCAAGGGtccagcaggagccagccccTTCCTGATCTCCCTAAAGTGCAGCAGGACTGAGCCCTCCCCCACAGCAGGAAAtcccccttaaaaaaaaaagtttttatatatttatatatgtatataaaaaagCAAACTCTTTACCAATACTTCTCAAAAAGTGGTACAAAAATACAGTATAAAAACACAGGCTCCAGTATAAGACTCGCAGTTACAGCAGCAGTTTCTAGAACATAAAATCCAGGACCAGCTACTGCGTGAAGTGACACGAGGAAGTGAGGTACGGTCCAGCCGAGCAAGGGGATTGCCCACGGGGTGCTGTTCATCCCAGTGAGAGGCACATCCTGCCATCACCACCTCCATGGATCTATCCAGAGGTGAGCCCCGTGCTGGGCTCTGAGCCTGCCTGCTTCCAGGGGCCGAGGCAGATGTGGCTGCTTGGGATTTTTAGGGCGAGGTGGATGCCCAGGGGTAGCTCCCAGCGATGCTGTCGGTGGCAAATGGCAGAGAGgggtgcaggggctgctggggaggggcaATAAATTTGAGCTCTTGAACTGGAGCAGTCACTAAGGAAGCTTCACAGCCGGGACAAGGCAAATTTTGGAATACCCAGTGCCAGGAACCAACCCCAGGTGGGTGATGCCATTGGGGTCTCTGCTCCGGACCCATtcccacagccactgccacGTGCTCCAGCCCCCGGGGGCCAACAGTTCGACAAgcaaccaaaaaataaaaaaaatgtgcaaattgagaaggagctgggggttTGTGGGGACCAGGGTGGGGGGCACACCGGGTGCTAGTGCCCCTTAAGGTGAGCAATCCGTTTGAGCAGCTGGGTCTGgcgcagctgcagctgccgctTCTCGGCCGCCATCCTCCTCTCGGCGCTGATGAGGGACTGCAGGTACTCGGAGGATTTGCTCAGGATCACCACTTTGGGGGTCTTGGGGCAGCTGGCGAGCCCGGGCACCTGGTCCCGCAGGGCCAGGAAGCGCGAGCGCAGGTCGTTGCGCCGCTTGCGCTCCAGGAAGTTGTGGTTTTTCCTCTTGGCCAGGTCCTCGCTGTCCGAGCCGGGGttgctgctgggttttggcAAGCCAGGCTCAGGCGGGGTCACGGCAGGGGCCGGCTCCACAGCGCTGGGTGGCTCGTCCTcctcctggtcctgctggggTGACtcgggctggggacaggagtcTGGCGGCGAGCGGGCGGCGTagttgtgctgctgctggtggacaGAGATGTGGAAGCGCTTCATGCAGGGGTCCAGGGGGTCGGCACGGAGCGTGATGGTGACCGGCTTCCTCAGGCCGAGAGATTGTCTCTTGTCCACGGTCACCACGTCAATCTCTTCACCTTCTGCTctcatggaaaagaaagaacaaatccCCATCAGCTGGGAATGCCCAGTCACACTTTGTCACCTCTCTGGGggttcccacagctccctggaAAACGTCCCCACTAAAGATTGCTCATGCACTGCAAACTCTGCGACCTCCAAAAGGGATTGAGCGATTTAAGTGCCCCTTCAATACCATCACGTGTGAAGGAGTGGAATTCCGGATCTCCCTGTTTCCTGGGCCTGGTCCCCCCAAAATGGACTGGGAGGCTTTACTTCCGCCTCACTTCAGCACCAGGAGCAACATGTGTTCATCATAAAGGATCATCAGGAAAGAAACACCGAGCCCTCCTGCGAGGTGggggggagctggaggagcaggatgcTGGGACAGCCTAGTTCCAAAGTTCATCCCGGTCGGGTGCTTTCATGGCCCATTGGAATTGTAAATGAGGGATATAAGGGCAGAAGTACCCTTTGTTCCCCTTGGCTGCAGCTTCCCACCTCGGTGACTTGTTACTTTTCACAAGTGATAAAGCCCATTCAGCCCTGGCTTCccggggacagaggggacaatCCCCCActgtgcagggagggagggagaggtgaAGAGGTCCCTACAGCAGACTCTGAACCTCAAAGGCATCTCAAGCCCAGAAACAGAAAGACCTAAATAAAGCATAATTGGCCCCATTctgcctgctggcactgcagttGTCCCATCCCAGCAAAGCCCAGTGGCAGGGagctggctttggggacagcgAGGTGAGCAGACTACAGACACATCCGCCACGATCGCTCTCACTTTAGAGGACGGGCCTCCAACTTTTTTCCTAAGCTTTGGGAGAAAACACAGCCACTTGCTAAAGGTCCCTCGAGATGCTCAAACCGCCACCAGCATCGTGAGCCTGGGGTGGCCTGAGGGGGCCAGTGGTGAGCTTCTGATAGCGGCCCCAGCCGATACCCCAAACCCTCCAGGCTCTGGGGTTCAGCCCAGGAAGCCCAAACCCCCCCGACAGCGGAGCTCGTGGGCGGGGGGACACTCATCAATCAGTGTCACAGCCCGCGCGGTCTCAGCCCCGCACACACACACGCTCATTAATAAACTCAGACCGCCTAGCCCCGCCCCCCGCAGGCGCCCATTGGCTGTCTCACGGGGCCGGCCGGCTGCTCGGCCATCCCATTggtctgtgctgctgtcc
This region of Vidua macroura isolate BioBank_ID:100142 chromosome 25, ASM2450914v1, whole genome shotgun sequence genomic DNA includes:
- the MYCL gene encoding protein L-Myc; the encoded protein is MEFDSYQHYFYDHDAQEDFHRSTAPSEDIWKKFELVPTPPLSPLGTPGEKGGCSAAEERPGWLSRYCLAGEEPEYLIGTGQIFGNLSAFILKDCMWSGFSARERLEKAMTEKLSTGTQRATPHKPSFAQDFGFSSSVSECVDPAAVFLCPLAESKIPASSGSEGQSDSEGEEIDVVTVDKRQSLGLRKPVTITLRADPLDPCMKRFHISVHQQQHNYAARSPPDSCPQPESPQQDQEEDEPPSAVEPAPAVTPPEPGLPKPSSNPGSDSEDLAKRKNHNFLERKRRNDLRSRFLALRDQVPGLASCPKTPKVVILSKSSEYLQSLISAERRMAAEKRQLQLRQTQLLKRIAHLKGH